A stretch of the Papaver somniferum cultivar HN1 chromosome 6, ASM357369v1, whole genome shotgun sequence genome encodes the following:
- the LOC113286824 gene encoding splicing factor-like protein 1 — protein MDSETLISSSAPPNQLDHHPDSETLAPPPETLATDPETANREEEQQQNQLVSQNGGGNSGGGASEKDGSGGGEEETNSRRKRRSRWDPPTESENAESGTRKRKSRWADDDPKPVIQLPDFMKEFTGTMDLDPEVQGLNIRLLEISRLLSSGLSLDDRPEGARSPSPEPIYDNMGVRINTREYRNRERLTKERSDIISQLIKRNPAFKPPADYRPPKLQKKLYIPMKEYPGYNFIGLIIGPRGNTQKRMEKETGAKIVIRGKGSIKEGRLQQKRDLKPDPAENEDLHVLVEADTQDALEAAAGMVEKLLQPVDEVLNEHKRQQLRELAALNGTIRDEEYCRLCGEPGHRQYACPARTSTFKSDVLCKICGDGGHPTIDCPMKGTTGKKMDDEYQNFLAELGGSGPESMTKPNSAVALLGAGSNSSGSVPPWQSGNNSGGGGIGSATQPGLMTNGAKTGKDYDDTNLYIGYLPPNLDDDSLIRLFQPFGDIVMAKVIKDRATNVSKGYGFVKYSDVAQANQAIASMNGYPLEGRVIAVRVAGKPPPPAVPSGPPAHKMPTYPAQDQGGYASQQYSSGGPLPNAPHSGYMAAPVPWGPPPPYAPYPPPPPGANMYNPVQGQSMPPYGAPYPPAHQTTPPGAAPSHSTASDGQQSFPPGVQSQNTQPAPSSMYGMPPNPSYPPPNYPPPNYPSYYAVPPPPVSHSMGDHTQNVAAVPWASNPPAPPPDSSAEQTSSGVEAEYEKFMGDLK, from the coding sequence ATGGattccgaaaccctaatttcatcttctgCTCCCCCGAATCAATTAGATCATCATCCTGATTCAGAAACCCTAGCTCCTCCTCCAGAAACCCTAGCTACAGATCCCGAAACAGCAAATcgagaagaagagcaacaacagAATCAATTGGTATCTCAAAACGGCGGTGGTAATAGTGGCGGTGGTGCGAGTGAGAAAGATGGTTCAggaggtggtgaagaagaaacaaacagtaGAAGGAAACGTCGGAGTAGATGGGATCCACCGACTGAATCTGAAAACGCTGAATCTGGAACTCGAAAGAGGAAATCTCGTTGGGCAGATGATGATCCAAAACCAGTAATTCAACTTCCAGATTTCATGAAGGAATTTACAGGTACTATGGATCTTGATCCAGAAGTTCAAGGTCTTAATATACGATTGTTAGAAATTAGTAGATTATTATCATCTGGATTATCATTAGATGACCGTCCTGAAGGTGCTCGTTCACCGTCCCCTGAACCTATTTATGATAATATGGGTGTTAGAATTAATACTAGAGAATATCGTAATCGGGAACGATTGACAAAAGAACGGTCCGATATTATCAGTCAGCTGATTAAACGAAACCCTGCGTTTAAGCCTCCAGCTGATTACCGTCCTCCTAAGCTTCAGAAGAAGTTGTATATCCCTATGAAGGAGTATCCAGGGTACAATTTTATTGGTCTTATCATTGGTCCAAGGGGAAATACACAGAAGAGAATGGAAAAGGAGACTGGTGCAAAGATTGTTATCCGTGGTAAGGGTTCGATTAAGGAAGGAAGGTTACAGCAGAAACGTGATTTGAAACCCGATCCTGCTGAGAACGAAGATTTACATGTGTTGGTTGAAGCTGACACTCAGGATGCACTTGAGGCTGCTGCAGGGATGGTGGAGAAGTTGTTGCAGCCAGTTGATGAGGTGCTTAATGAGCATAAGAGGCAGCAGCTGAGGGAACTTGCTGCTTTGAATGGAACCATAAGGGATGAAGAATATTGTAGGCTGTGTGGTGAACCTGGTCATCGTCAGTATGCTTGTCCTGCTCGTACCTCAACTTTTAAGAGTGATGTTCTCTGTAAAATATGTGGAGACGGAGGTCATCCTACCATCGATTGTCCCATGAAAGGCACTACTGGAAAGAAAATGGATGATGAATACCAAAATTTCCTGGCAGAATTAGGTGGTAGTGGTCCTGAATCAATGACTAAACCAAATTCAGCAGTAGCTCTTCTCGGGGCTGGGTCTAATAGTTCAGGCAGTGTTCCTCCATGGCAAAGTGGTAACAACTCCGGAGGTGGGGGTATTGGGTCTGCAACACAACCAGGTTTGATGACAAATGGAGCCAAGACCGGGAAGGATTATGATGATACAAATTTGTACATTGGGTATCTGCCACcgaatcttgatgatgattcgTTAATTCGTCTGTTCCAACCCTTTGGCGATATTGTGATGGCTAAGGTTATCAAGGATCGGGCGACAAATGTAAGCAAAGGTTATGGTTTTGTGAAGTATTCTGATGTTGCACAGGCGAATCAAGCTATTGCTAGTATGAATGGCTATCCTCTAGAGGGGAGAGTGATTGCTGTTAGGGTTGCAGGTAAACCTCCTCCGCCTGCAGTGCCATCTGGACCTCCAGCTCACAAGATGCCTACTTACCCTGCTCAAGATCAGGGAGGATATGCTTCTCAGCAATATTCATCTGGTGGACCTCTTCCGAATGCACCCCATAGTGGCTACATGGCGGCACCAGTTCCTTGGGGGCCACCTCCTCCTTATGCTCCCTATCCCCCACCACCTCCTGGTGCTAATATGTACAATCCTGTGCAAGGTCAATCTATGCCACCTTATGGTGCACCATATCCTCCAGCACACCAAACCACACCTCCTGGTGCTGCACCATCTCATAGTACAGCTAGTGACGGGCAACAGAGCTTCCCCCCTGGTGTTCAATCCCAAAATACTCAACCCGCACCTTCTAGTATGTATGGAATGCCTCCAAATCCCTCATACCCCCCACCAAATTACCCCCCACCAAATTACCCATCTTATTATGCTGTGCCTCCTCCTCCTGTATCACATTCAATGGGTGACCATACACAAAACGTGGCTGCTGTTCCTTGGGCCTCAAATCCACCAGCACCTCCACCTGATTCATCTGCCGAGCAGACATCTTCCGGTGTTGAGGCTGAGTATGAGAAGTTCATGGGGGATCTGAAATGA